In the Candidatus Abyssobacteria bacterium SURF_5 genome, one interval contains:
- a CDS encoding EcsC family protein, which produces MEISKEDHEDLVYAKGLLENPGLVAKIVAVAGRPIEKSLAMLPENWMTIVHDASRKALEKALDYAIRTLERRSQFPAFVYHKSSVALSGGLAGAVGLAALPFELPFSTVMMLRSIADIARSEGEDIQNPETKLAMLEVFALGGGTQKDEAAETGYYAVRTSLAALVSDATSHFTGRRIAGRGSPLLLRLLDSIASRFGIVVSQKAMATAVPVVGAASGAIINMIFLNHFQDIARGHFIVRRLERKYGQELIRSEYNDI; this is translated from the coding sequence ATGGAAATCTCAAAAGAGGATCATGAAGACCTGGTATATGCCAAAGGGCTCCTGGAAAATCCGGGTCTGGTGGCAAAGATAGTTGCGGTCGCCGGAAGGCCCATCGAAAAAAGCCTCGCGATGCTGCCGGAGAACTGGATGACGATCGTTCACGATGCCTCCAGAAAGGCGCTCGAGAAGGCGCTTGATTATGCGATACGAACGTTGGAGCGGCGGTCCCAATTTCCGGCATTTGTTTATCATAAGTCTTCCGTGGCTTTATCGGGCGGCCTGGCAGGCGCCGTCGGGCTGGCTGCGCTTCCCTTCGAGCTCCCCTTTTCCACCGTGATGATGCTGCGCTCGATCGCCGACATCGCCAGGAGCGAGGGAGAGGATATCCAGAATCCCGAGACGAAACTCGCCATGCTGGAGGTCTTCGCGCTTGGCGGGGGAACACAGAAGGATGAGGCCGCCGAAACCGGCTATTATGCGGTGCGCACCTCGCTCGCCGCGCTTGTCTCGGACGCAACCAGTCACTTCACCGGGCGAAGGATCGCCGGCAGAGGCAGCCCGTTGTTGCTGCGGCTTCTTGATTCGATCGCGTCGCGCTTCGGGATCGTGGTCTCGCAAAAAGCGATGGCCACCGCGGTCCCTGTCGTCGGCGCGGCCAGCGGAGCGATCATCAACATGATTTTTCTGAATCACTTCCAGGACATCGCCCGCGGCCATTTCATCGTTCGGCGCCTCGAGCGCAAATACGGCCAGGAGCTGATTCGGAGCGAATATAATGACATCTGA
- a CDS encoding DNA-binding response regulator, protein MSAKKIDRPRILIVDDDEDILDITQTFLESRGYEVVLARSGEQALKEVERSRPTLILLDVMMPKMDGFWLCRVIKSDPRHRLTPIIFLTAKDDAQSRIEGQKCGGDDYLTKPFDVDSLEVRIKAQLKKVSKLELVDKIERLLGMSESQGFLAKLDYDELSILLDHIQERLKQ, encoded by the coding sequence ATGTCCGCAAAAAAGATAGATAGACCTCGCATCTTGATTGTCGATGACGACGAGGATATCCTCGATATCACGCAGACCTTCCTGGAGTCGCGCGGATATGAGGTCGTCCTCGCACGGTCGGGCGAACAGGCGCTCAAGGAGGTGGAGCGTTCGCGGCCTACTCTCATTCTGCTCGACGTGATGATGCCCAAAATGGACGGATTCTGGCTGTGCAGAGTGATCAAGTCCGACCCTCGCCATCGGCTGACTCCGATCATTTTCCTGACGGCAAAAGATGACGCCCAGAGCCGCATCGAGGGCCAGAAGTGCGGCGGAGACGACTATCTCACAAAACCCTTCGACGTTGATTCTCTCGAGGTTCGCATCAAGGCGCAGCTCAAGAAGGTGTCGAAACTCGAGCTTGTCGACAAGATCGAACGCCTGCTCGGCATGTCTGAATCGCAAGGGTTTCTCGCGAAGCTGGACTACGACGAGCTCTCGATCTTGCTGGACCATATCCAGGAACGACTTAAACAGTAG
- a CDS encoding AAA family ATPase: protein MDRIDALKNRISETPGDPILHYELGKLLYQKNDFDGAVQVLKRSIELAPEKINVHLLLAKAYAKNHNYFNAKAQYQKILSLDPSNQMAHMNLGFVYELYLKDAPRALAHYQKYVELGGKDPRIIRRVEERAEDLKKGRIFSKPSSRQEERKQSGIAAVAQEKAASETLREVYRLRDRATAAISENRDSLKRGLSALAVFVILLQCLRAFPVAPPYIHLFAALALAGLTALHASFGLAAGLTVMFFPIAFHSPLLGYLYAGGAFLLFVSYGAQYPGKALAVLLMPQLLKLNLAYSVPLGAAILMGAGAGAGLGAVASIAGLGYMVAGNIHQLGPLALNLAGAPTMASLPPVADPDFFLKFQWIKSMASPEVSRAFQTFFHALYPALLHPPIVFLQIGAWGIAGYAAGKLYQKRSPLFLASALGAAASVFLLQAVIVESLPGDHIFSSWMLLKSLVFSVVLVALLVFFKVTVQEKEFSEELGDIRWDSIGGLEDVKREIQAVTQHQFERRSSRLAKKYDLKATKGILFYGPPGCGKTMFAKVLAKEVGASFYSVKGSDFRSMWYGETEKNLTKIFEQARQNSPSVIFFDEIDNMLGKRGETMTSDSPEKRIVAIFLSEMDGVKSIRNVLVVGATNEPDLIDPAALRPGRFDKLIYIPLPDAKGREKIFRVHLKKKPLAEGIDFPKLARLTERFSGADIADVCSKVAEQAMQESLRTGKKIDIDMTALQRQIKSSKPSVSLKLLRKYEELQEKYSRRTIKSETGAAEEKQRYSWNQVGGLEQVKKELIEAVETPLTKPQLYEKYKIKPPKGILLYGPPGCGKTLMAKVVAGQCGAHFLSVDLKKETTDGIKEWFIRARENKPSVLFFDEIDSIAASRDFGMMAGHGLVTQLLVELDGMEDLKQVVIIAATNKPDHLDSALMRPGRFDRLIYIPPPDESSRLEILRIHLQDKPLTDDVDLGTIARQTDNYSGADLGALCYEASMCLIRKADAPHPRITGEDITLAMEKIKSSIAPEDLSYFEEMKTKYSRG, encoded by the coding sequence TTGGACAGGATAGATGCCCTGAAAAACCGCATTTCAGAAACGCCCGGCGATCCCATCTTGCACTACGAACTGGGGAAACTGCTCTATCAAAAAAATGATTTCGATGGCGCGGTCCAGGTCCTGAAGAGATCGATCGAGTTGGCGCCCGAAAAAATTAATGTTCATCTCCTTCTGGCCAAGGCCTATGCAAAAAATCACAACTATTTCAATGCCAAGGCGCAATATCAGAAAATCCTCTCGCTCGATCCATCCAACCAGATGGCCCATATGAATCTTGGTTTCGTTTATGAGCTTTACCTCAAAGATGCGCCCCGCGCCCTGGCGCATTACCAAAAATATGTCGAGTTGGGCGGTAAGGACCCGCGCATCATTCGGCGCGTCGAGGAGCGCGCCGAAGATCTGAAAAAGGGGAGAATTTTCTCGAAACCGTCCAGCCGTCAAGAAGAACGGAAACAATCAGGCATTGCCGCAGTCGCGCAAGAAAAGGCGGCCTCTGAAACGTTGCGCGAAGTGTATCGGCTGCGGGACCGGGCGACAGCGGCTATCAGCGAGAACAGAGACTCCCTCAAAAGGGGCCTCTCTGCATTGGCCGTGTTCGTCATCCTCCTTCAGTGTCTTCGTGCTTTCCCCGTCGCGCCCCCCTACATTCACCTCTTTGCGGCACTGGCGCTTGCGGGTCTGACGGCACTGCACGCTTCGTTCGGACTGGCCGCCGGCCTGACGGTTATGTTTTTCCCGATCGCCTTCCACAGCCCTTTGCTGGGCTATCTCTACGCCGGCGGCGCCTTCCTGTTGTTCGTCTCATATGGCGCCCAATATCCGGGAAAAGCCCTTGCCGTCCTGCTCATGCCGCAATTGCTGAAATTGAATCTCGCATATTCTGTCCCTCTGGGGGCCGCTATCCTGATGGGCGCCGGCGCAGGCGCGGGACTCGGGGCGGTGGCCTCAATCGCGGGGTTGGGGTACATGGTCGCCGGAAATATCCATCAACTGGGGCCGCTGGCCCTAAACCTTGCGGGCGCACCCACGATGGCCTCCTTGCCGCCTGTCGCCGACCCCGATTTCTTCCTCAAGTTTCAATGGATCAAGTCGATGGCTTCACCGGAAGTGAGCCGCGCCTTTCAAACGTTCTTCCATGCGCTGTATCCGGCGCTCCTGCATCCCCCGATTGTTTTTCTGCAAATCGGCGCCTGGGGAATTGCCGGTTATGCGGCCGGTAAACTCTACCAGAAACGCAGTCCCCTGTTCCTCGCATCCGCCCTCGGGGCGGCAGCGTCCGTTTTTCTCCTGCAGGCTGTCATCGTGGAAAGCCTCCCGGGAGACCATATCTTTTCTTCCTGGATGCTGCTCAAGTCACTCGTCTTTTCGGTTGTGCTCGTCGCCTTGCTTGTGTTCTTTAAGGTCACCGTGCAGGAAAAGGAATTCAGTGAAGAATTGGGTGACATTAGGTGGGACTCGATCGGCGGACTTGAAGATGTGAAACGGGAAATCCAGGCCGTGACCCAGCACCAGTTCGAGCGTCGTTCTTCACGGCTGGCGAAGAAATACGACCTGAAGGCGACCAAAGGCATTCTCTTCTATGGACCTCCCGGGTGCGGCAAGACCATGTTCGCCAAGGTGCTCGCCAAGGAAGTCGGCGCGTCATTCTACTCGGTGAAAGGCTCCGACTTCCGGTCGATGTGGTACGGAGAAACCGAGAAAAACTTGACCAAAATCTTCGAGCAGGCCCGGCAAAACTCGCCTTCAGTCATTTTCTTCGACGAGATCGACAACATGCTGGGCAAGCGCGGCGAGACCATGACCAGCGACTCCCCGGAAAAAAGGATTGTCGCGATTTTTCTCTCAGAAATGGACGGGGTCAAATCGATTCGAAACGTGCTCGTGGTCGGAGCGACGAATGAACCCGATCTGATAGACCCGGCGGCCCTGCGCCCCGGCCGGTTCGACAAACTCATCTACATCCCGCTGCCGGATGCGAAAGGCAGGGAGAAGATTTTCCGGGTCCATCTCAAGAAAAAACCGCTCGCGGAAGGAATCGATTTCCCCAAGCTTGCCCGGCTGACCGAACGGTTTTCGGGCGCCGACATAGCGGACGTTTGCTCGAAAGTCGCCGAACAGGCCATGCAAGAGAGCCTGCGTACGGGCAAGAAGATAGATATCGACATGACTGCGCTCCAACGGCAGATCAAATCCTCCAAGCCCTCGGTTTCCCTGAAGCTTCTTCGGAAATATGAGGAACTGCAGGAAAAATACAGCCGCAGGACGATCAAATCCGAAACCGGCGCCGCTGAGGAGAAACAGAGATACTCGTGGAATCAGGTCGGAGGCCTTGAGCAGGTGAAAAAGGAACTGATCGAAGCGGTCGAGACGCCATTGACGAAACCGCAACTGTACGAGAAATACAAAATCAAACCCCCAAAAGGAATCCTTCTCTATGGGCCTCCCGGCTGTGGAAAGACGCTGATGGCAAAGGTCGTCGCCGGCCAGTGCGGCGCCCACTTCTTGTCGGTCGACCTGAAAAAGGAAACCACCGACGGCATCAAGGAATGGTTTATCCGGGCAAGGGAAAACAAGCCAAGCGTCCTCTTCTTTGACGAGATCGATTCGATCGCAGCTTCCAGAGATTTCGGCATGATGGCCGGTCACGGCCTTGTGACGCAACTGCTGGTGGAACTCGACGGAATGGAGGACTTGAAGCAGGTGGTAATCATCGCTGCAACCAACAAACCCGATCATCTCGACAGCGCGCTCATGCGGCCCGGCCGGTTCGACCGACTGATCTACATTCCTCCGCCCGACGAGTCCTCAAGATTGGAGATACTGAGAATCCATCTGCAAGACAAGCCGCTCACCGACGACGTGGATTTGGGGACAATCGCCCGACAGACCGATAACTATTCCGGCGCCGACCTCGGCGCGCTCTGTTACGAAGCGTCTATGTGCTTGATCCGAAAAGCCGACGCCCCGCATCCGCGAATTACCGGTGAGGACATCACCTTGGCAATGGAAAAAATAAAATCATCCATTGCGCCCGAAGACCTGTCGTATTTCGAAGAAATGAAAACGAAATACTCGCGAGGCTGA
- a CDS encoding DUF3108 domain-containing protein: MLYLLRTSPRVRLLIILLCVLAPLAFGAPSLAGKSVPDENSPALEEFRIPIPKGKYTYRFSWNGIPSAESELFVTVENEEKQPYYCFSASARTSKFADLFWKMRANVTAFVDPATGRTLKMKVYDQQNKKVKTTETIFNYNSSEAYYTRWKQGEMKQKTIQLETGTVDPVSFCLSLSSQELQVGDSRRLLVLVQDDPYEVSYTVEKREPVNVAGYQMDALRIQPQFVKIEDKPERKPPKIKVMTLWISESEPHIPLKMQSKTFIGHVTAELVNVEPIAPAADSPKLSKI, encoded by the coding sequence ATGTTGTACTTGTTACGAACGAGCCCGCGGGTCCGACTGCTCATCATTCTCTTGTGCGTCCTCGCGCCGCTCGCTTTCGGCGCCCCTTCGCTTGCCGGCAAATCCGTGCCCGATGAGAATTCCCCCGCCTTGGAGGAATTCAGAATCCCGATTCCCAAGGGCAAATATACGTATCGCTTCAGTTGGAACGGAATTCCCTCGGCTGAAAGCGAGTTGTTTGTGACCGTCGAAAATGAGGAGAAACAGCCGTATTATTGCTTTTCAGCGTCGGCGCGCACTTCGAAATTCGCCGACTTATTCTGGAAAATGAGGGCGAACGTCACTGCCTTTGTCGATCCGGCAACCGGGCGCACCCTGAAGATGAAGGTATACGACCAGCAAAACAAGAAGGTTAAAACAACCGAGACAATCTTTAATTACAACTCCTCCGAAGCGTACTACACCCGCTGGAAACAGGGGGAAATGAAGCAGAAAACCATCCAGTTGGAAACCGGCACCGTCGATCCTGTTTCCTTCTGCCTCTCACTGAGCAGCCAGGAACTGCAGGTGGGCGACTCGCGGCGCCTCCTGGTGCTCGTCCAGGATGATCCCTACGAAGTCAGTTACACCGTGGAGAAGCGGGAACCGGTTAACGTCGCGGGTTATCAAATGGACGCCCTGCGAATCCAGCCGCAGTTCGTAAAGATAGAGGATAAACCGGAGCGCAAACCCCCAAAGATCAAGGTCATGACTCTGTGGATTAGTGAATCCGAACCCCACATCCCGCTCAAAATGCAGAGTAAGACTTTCATAGGACATGTGACAGCCGAGCTTGTGAACGTGGAGCCGATCGCACCGGCTGCCGATTCGCCAAAGTTGTCGAAGATATAG
- a CDS encoding DUF1080 domain-containing protein, translated as MMQTCTRCKEEFDEKPHLDKQGRPFCDDCYEELQARKRSRLQQKPATSHPNPGDNRRAPGLFRSKRTLAILLTCAVLLAGTAWLLLAEPGEFVIRAKDFPMAPGLRWTYTATANESPDLMFNVVVQAESVEGNPGLIRMDYFSEAGGTRQTYWRKMENAVAEYAEKDETSLVRKFEFPARVGSEWNMSFPGFDLVYGVDSVRVSATAVEEVTVPFGTLRCLRMEADVSQIEQVKSLTQWLAPGVGFVRQESVTDQNSGTVLLTDFRKTDESFARTITPPEYHSNFDSLRLSEWLVHPPSHWTAREGVLRSNGEGGETLTLKPYIWRDCRVRFRARLLSGGDMWLSFRGNFLSDPRGYSYVQLDNGTLKIRHNNWQNWQNISDNVPFQMDDTWREVECLVNGPDVECLVDGRPVVKTKKCPSQIGMVGFRALNTKVEIDDLHIEHLEGAPLRKADETRDYFPLAIGSEWRYRGQDGKEIITRCAGNTQLNGREVIVREDVDGVKLYFEKRPDGVYLAGVLVPVVSPEIAALDPPSLYISPSPKVGDRWHHDGKMHAADGVRDEIVDFEILSSETVTVPAGIFDNCLRLHVKAFTTIDGKRQIYEDVEEWFAPNVGMIKFYYAKAPWEEHASNTYKYELVSFEIEGS; from the coding sequence ATGATGCAAACCTGCACGCGATGCAAAGAAGAATTTGACGAAAAGCCCCACCTCGACAAGCAGGGGCGGCCATTCTGCGACGACTGTTATGAGGAACTGCAGGCGCGAAAGCGGTCGAGATTGCAGCAAAAACCAGCAACGTCACACCCGAACCCGGGAGACAATCGGCGGGCGCCGGGTCTGTTCCGGAGCAAGAGAACTCTCGCAATACTGTTGACGTGCGCCGTCCTGCTCGCCGGAACCGCATGGCTGCTGCTGGCGGAGCCCGGCGAGTTTGTGATCCGGGCAAAAGACTTTCCGATGGCGCCCGGCCTCAGATGGACGTATACGGCAACCGCCAATGAATCTCCCGACCTTATGTTCAACGTCGTCGTGCAGGCGGAGAGCGTGGAAGGCAACCCCGGCCTGATCCGGATGGACTACTTCAGCGAGGCGGGAGGAACACGACAAACCTATTGGCGTAAGATGGAAAACGCGGTGGCTGAATACGCGGAGAAGGACGAAACCTCGCTGGTTCGCAAGTTCGAGTTCCCCGCCCGGGTGGGCTCGGAATGGAACATGAGCTTTCCCGGGTTCGACTTGGTCTACGGGGTTGATTCCGTGCGAGTCTCAGCGACTGCCGTCGAGGAAGTGACCGTTCCCTTTGGGACCCTTCGTTGCTTGAGGATGGAAGCTGATGTAAGTCAGATCGAGCAGGTGAAAAGCCTCACGCAGTGGCTGGCCCCGGGCGTCGGATTCGTAAGACAAGAATCGGTTACCGATCAAAATTCGGGCACTGTCTTGCTGACTGATTTTCGAAAAACGGATGAAAGCTTCGCCCGCACGATAACGCCGCCGGAGTATCATTCGAACTTTGACTCCCTTCGCCTGAGCGAGTGGCTGGTTCATCCGCCAAGCCATTGGACGGCGCGAGAAGGAGTCCTGCGCTCAAACGGCGAAGGGGGTGAGACCCTCACGCTGAAACCATACATCTGGCGAGATTGCAGAGTCAGGTTTCGCGCAAGACTTCTTTCCGGCGGCGACATGTGGCTCAGCTTCCGCGGCAATTTCCTGAGTGATCCGCGGGGCTATTCCTATGTTCAACTCGATAACGGCACGCTGAAAATCAGGCATAACAACTGGCAAAACTGGCAGAACATCAGCGACAATGTTCCCTTTCAGATGGACGACACATGGCGAGAGGTGGAATGCCTCGTAAACGGCCCAGATGTGGAATGCCTTGTGGACGGCCGACCCGTGGTGAAGACAAAAAAGTGCCCGTCGCAGATCGGCATGGTCGGATTCCGCGCGCTGAACACAAAGGTGGAGATCGATGACCTGCATATCGAGCATCTCGAAGGCGCTCCACTTCGGAAAGCGGATGAAACGCGTGACTATTTCCCCCTCGCAATCGGAAGTGAGTGGCGCTACCGCGGTCAGGACGGCAAGGAAATCATTACGCGGTGCGCGGGCAACACGCAGTTGAACGGAAGGGAAGTGATCGTGCGCGAAGATGTTGACGGAGTGAAACTGTACTTCGAGAAAAGACCCGACGGCGTATATCTGGCAGGCGTTCTCGTGCCCGTTGTCTCTCCCGAAATAGCCGCCCTGGACCCGCCGTCTCTCTATATCAGTCCTTCTCCGAAAGTGGGCGACCGCTGGCATCATGACGGAAAGATGCACGCGGCGGACGGAGTGCGCGACGAGATCGTTGATTTCGAGATCCTGAGTTCGGAAACAGTAACCGTTCCCGCCGGTATTTTCGATAACTGCCTGAGATTGCATGTCAAAGCATTTACCACAATAGATGGCAAGCGTCAGATATACGAGGACGTCGAGGAATGGTTCGCGCCGAACGTTGGGATGATCAAATTCTATTACGCAAAGGCCCCCTGGGAAGAACATGCAAGCAACACTTACAAATATGAATTAGTGTCTTTTGAAATAGAGGGAAGTTAG
- a CDS encoding sigma-54-dependent Fis family transcriptional regulator: MALILLAEKDHKLGSALKQELARAGHETTTALTQEETLKFLSVRSYEIIILDMDIMRESDFDLINFIKQSQPMSEILLTTRIEEIEKAVRSLRRGAYMYFVKPFDSSDLLFGIESALKNLERSMAFREYERSAFIDMMGDSPAIRKMINLATKVAPTDSTVLLLGESGTGKEIIAEYIHRMSNRYDKPFLAINCSALPETLLESELFGYVKGAFTGAAGDRKGLFEEGNNGTIFLDEVGDMPLITQVKLLRVLENREVRRLGENKIIKVNVRIIAATNQDLLVAMQEKRFRDDLFFRLNVIQIKIPPLRERMDSLPSLIRYFIAKFNRRFNRKIREIDRQALFILANYQYPGNVRELENIIEHAVIMADDDVIRANSLPEYLQVIKKPMLALPSGMEEAVAAAASEAQPAEPEFITLSEMEKRLITDTLIKCGGNQTVAAEKLGISRSTLWRKMKEYNIRTSFAPEEVSVQ, from the coding sequence ATGGCGCTAATACTCCTTGCGGAAAAAGACCATAAATTGGGGTCCGCCCTTAAACAAGAGCTTGCTCGAGCGGGTCACGAAACGACCACAGCCCTCACCCAGGAAGAGACATTGAAGTTTCTCTCTGTTCGCAGCTATGAGATTATCATTCTTGACATGGATATCATGCGCGAGAGCGACTTCGACCTGATCAACTTCATCAAGCAGTCCCAGCCGATGTCCGAAATTCTGCTCACGACCCGGATCGAAGAGATAGAGAAAGCTGTAAGATCACTAAGACGCGGGGCTTACATGTATTTCGTCAAGCCGTTCGACTCCTCCGACTTGCTGTTTGGGATTGAGAGTGCGCTCAAGAATCTGGAGCGCTCCATGGCTTTCCGGGAATACGAGCGCTCTGCCTTCATCGATATGATGGGCGATAGTCCCGCCATCCGGAAAATGATTAATCTGGCGACGAAAGTAGCCCCGACGGATTCCACCGTTTTGCTCCTGGGAGAAAGCGGAACCGGGAAAGAGATCATCGCCGAATATATTCATCGCATGAGCAACAGGTATGACAAGCCTTTTCTGGCGATCAACTGCAGCGCACTGCCGGAAACCCTCCTCGAAAGCGAGTTGTTCGGATATGTAAAAGGCGCGTTTACCGGCGCCGCCGGCGATCGGAAAGGGTTATTCGAAGAAGGCAATAACGGCACCATCTTTCTGGACGAAGTCGGCGACATGCCGCTGATCACCCAGGTGAAACTGCTTCGCGTGCTCGAAAACCGCGAGGTGCGGCGGCTCGGAGAGAACAAGATCATCAAGGTAAATGTGCGCATCATAGCCGCCACCAATCAGGACCTGCTTGTCGCAATGCAGGAGAAACGATTCCGCGATGACCTCTTCTTCCGCCTCAACGTCATCCAGATCAAGATACCTCCGCTGAGGGAGAGGATGGACTCGCTGCCCTCGCTCATCCGGTACTTCATCGCCAAATTTAACAGGCGCTTCAACCGCAAGATCAGGGAGATCGACCGGCAGGCTCTCTTCATCCTGGCGAATTATCAGTACCCGGGGAACGTGCGGGAACTCGAAAATATCATCGAGCATGCGGTGATCATGGCCGACGACGATGTGATCCGGGCCAATAGCCTGCCCGAGTATCTGCAGGTCATAAAGAAACCGATGCTGGCTCTTCCGAGCGGGATGGAAGAAGCTGTCGCAGCGGCCGCAAGCGAAGCGCAACCGGCAGAACCGGAATTCATCACCCTGAGTGAGATGGAAAAACGCCTGATTACCGATACGCTTATCAAGTGCGGGGGAAATCAGACGGTCGCCGCCGAAAAGCTGGGCATTTCACGCTCTACTCTCTGGAGAAAAATGAAAGAGTATAACATCAGGACCTCCTTCGCTCCTGAGGAAGTGAGCGTACAATAA
- a CDS encoding PRC-barrel domain containing protein — MKAFNIIATIAFVISLFLTAGAFEKEAVAWGLPEGFNPETGRIEKTSEVYKTEELIGSVARNERGERLGMVEEILFSDDGRIEYLVLARDEIEGAERLVPVPWKDAKAEMKDGRLVLSLDKSKFDNAPSFGRNDWQRLDDPEWNREVHSYY, encoded by the coding sequence ATGAAGGCGTTTAATATAATAGCGACGATAGCTTTTGTCATCAGCCTGTTTCTGACGGCCGGAGCTTTTGAAAAAGAAGCGGTAGCATGGGGTCTGCCGGAAGGATTCAATCCGGAAACCGGGAGAATAGAGAAAACATCCGAGGTATACAAAACCGAGGAACTCATCGGCAGTGTTGCCCGGAATGAGCGTGGAGAGCGGCTCGGAATGGTCGAGGAAATCCTTTTTTCCGACGACGGCCGGATCGAGTACCTGGTCTTGGCGCGTGACGAAATTGAAGGCGCCGAGCGCCTCGTTCCTGTTCCGTGGAAAGACGCAAAGGCGGAGATGAAAGACGGCAGGCTTGTATTGAGCCTGGATAAGAGCAAGTTCGACAATGCTCCGAGTTTTGGGCGGAACGACTGGCAAAGACTTGACGATCCCGAGTGGAATCGGGAGGTCCACAGCTATTATTAA